From the genome of Mesorhizobium japonicum MAFF 303099, one region includes:
- a CDS encoding ABC transporter ATP-binding protein: MADPFLSIQHVRKSFGATTVVEDFNLDVEPGEFVSFLGPSGCGKTTVLRMVAGFEEPTAGKIVVAGKDITRLKPNQRNVGMVFQAYALFPNLTVAQNIGFGLKVAGMPRADIDARVAEMLGIIKLPQMADRYPYQLSGGQQQRIALARAIAPKPKLLLLDEPLSALDAKVRVSLREEIRSIQKKLGITTIFVTHDQEEALSISDRIAVMYGGKAEQVGTPFEIYNRPATKFVANFVGTLNVLEGKVTDAAAGTVQVNTQEVSLKGKLNGSKSGDTLSLALRPEAISLGRQPGRDSSLTGEISEVHFLGSVIRVRVGIGGNTVSLDTFNNSATPPPAVGEKAEISFSSGDMLVLH, encoded by the coding sequence ATGGCCGATCCGTTTCTCTCCATCCAGCACGTGCGAAAATCCTTCGGTGCCACCACGGTGGTGGAGGATTTCAATCTCGACGTCGAGCCGGGTGAATTCGTCTCGTTCCTCGGGCCGTCCGGCTGCGGCAAAACCACCGTGCTGCGCATGGTGGCCGGCTTCGAGGAGCCGACAGCCGGCAAGATCGTCGTAGCTGGCAAGGACATCACCCGGCTGAAGCCCAACCAGCGTAATGTCGGCATGGTGTTCCAGGCCTACGCGCTGTTCCCGAACCTTACCGTGGCGCAAAATATAGGCTTCGGCCTGAAGGTCGCCGGCATGCCCAGGGCGGACATCGATGCCCGTGTCGCCGAGATGCTCGGCATCATCAAGCTGCCGCAGATGGCGGACCGCTATCCCTACCAACTCTCGGGCGGCCAGCAGCAGCGCATCGCGCTGGCGCGCGCGATCGCGCCGAAGCCGAAGCTGCTTTTGCTCGACGAGCCGCTGTCGGCGCTGGACGCCAAGGTGCGCGTGTCGCTGCGTGAGGAAATCCGCTCGATCCAGAAGAAGCTCGGCATCACCACCATCTTCGTCACGCACGATCAGGAAGAGGCGCTGTCGATCTCCGACCGCATCGCCGTCATGTATGGCGGCAAGGCCGAGCAGGTCGGCACGCCGTTCGAGATCTACAACCGGCCGGCGACCAAATTCGTCGCCAATTTTGTCGGCACGCTCAACGTGCTCGAAGGCAAGGTCACCGATGCCGCGGCCGGCACGGTTCAGGTCAACACGCAGGAAGTCTCGCTCAAGGGCAAGCTCAACGGCTCGAAGTCCGGCGACACGCTGTCGCTGGCCCTGCGGCCGGAAGCGATCTCGCTTGGCCGCCAGCCTGGCCGTGACTCCAGCCTGACCGGAGAGATATCCGAAGTGCATTTCCTCGGCTCGGTGATCCGGGTCCGCGTCGGCATCGGCGGCAATACGGTGTCGCTCGACACGTTCAACAACTCGGCCACCCCGCCGCCCGCCGTCGGCGAGAAGGCCGAGATTTCGTTCTCTTCGGGCGACATGCTGGTGCTGCACTAG
- a CDS encoding ABC transporter permease translates to MKSGKFWAWIVFALGAAYFFIPLIATVEFSMRMRRGVYSFDAYKVVLGDARFQASFGYSVLAAVFTIILGVLIVVPAAYWIRLRLPQLRPIVEFITLLPLVIPAIVIVFGYIRMYGSNSPLPFLASDAGTNALLVIGYATLSLPYMYRAVDTGLRTIDVRTLTEAAQILGAGWSTIITRVILPNVLIAVLSGAFLTFAIVIGEFTMASLLNRPAFGPYLQNIGANRAYEPAALAIIAFAITWGCMSLIQILSRFAPRSANRPN, encoded by the coding sequence ATGAAGTCGGGAAAGTTCTGGGCCTGGATCGTTTTCGCGCTGGGTGCGGCCTATTTCTTCATCCCGCTGATCGCGACGGTGGAGTTCTCCATGCGTATGCGGCGCGGCGTCTATTCCTTTGACGCCTACAAGGTCGTGCTGGGCGATGCACGCTTCCAGGCTTCGTTCGGCTATTCGGTGCTTGCCGCCGTTTTCACCATCATTCTCGGCGTGCTGATCGTCGTGCCCGCCGCCTACTGGATTCGGCTGCGCCTGCCACAGCTGCGCCCAATCGTCGAGTTCATCACGCTGCTGCCGCTGGTTATCCCGGCAATCGTCATCGTCTTCGGCTATATCAGAATGTACGGATCGAATTCGCCGCTGCCGTTCCTGGCAAGCGACGCCGGTACGAACGCCCTGCTGGTCATCGGCTATGCCACGCTGTCGCTGCCCTATATGTACCGTGCGGTCGACACCGGGCTTAGGACCATTGACGTGCGGACGCTGACGGAGGCGGCGCAGATCCTTGGCGCCGGCTGGTCGACGATCATCACGCGCGTTATCCTGCCCAACGTGCTGATCGCGGTGTTGTCGGGTGCGTTCCTGACCTTCGCGATCGTCATTGGCGAGTTCACCATGGCCAGCCTGCTCAATCGGCCCGCCTTTGGTCCTTATCTGCAGAACATCGGCGCCAACCGCGCCTATGAGCCGGCAGCCCTTGCCATCATAGCTTTCGCCATCACCTGGGGCTGCATGTCGCTGATCCAGATCCTGTCCCGCTTCGCGCCGCGCTCGGCGAACCGCCCCAATTGA